One stretch of Corvus hawaiiensis isolate bCorHaw1 chromosome 1, bCorHaw1.pri.cur, whole genome shotgun sequence DNA includes these proteins:
- the TBRG4 gene encoding FAST kinase domain-containing protein 4 → MAAHLVRRCCRRLLLPPAPPAPPPGPALRTCPPRWAEGPQARPREDGAEQQLRELIQGASNPQELLQVSRGPALSSNLAALAISRLARLACEQRLDTESIRGDPRFQRLLSTVDAQISQVWNAPLLQLLRSLPALGLARGGRPARSVEQEVLWRLRRLPLRQLVHLAEHLAGQGPDGLLLPEVLRKLELRWTELEGTRTVVTLMAKVGHLSPTLMERLEDKALELAEQFDPDELRRVVLALALQQRRCVPLLRALSYHLLQKPAELPLPVLTDLLFAYSKLSFQQPQVLHRLSLELQPHLGTLSPAQVSRCARSFASLRWLSRPLAEAIAQYSLDNAQKLSITQLCGILVSFARLNFQPSSSEEFFSMVHEQLQGQEQQLDTHLLTDVVWSLCVLQQARPPHLRQVLSPEFQARLRGDTSPRAQSSWLKLLHINATARLEAPGYQGPFLPPEVLGGDGDRDKDKEREKATPLQRGLREALPGALGGPDLIRHNVSTVYGWDIDAEAVLDSDNKPLPVRDFTAPHLPCSEGTKPLPPGARRVAVLRWEFPQFSSRGRELLGRGSMARRHLRAAGFLLAEVPHYEFLELKLERQRVAYLKDKVAKALASDTAGDMATDTAT, encoded by the exons ATGGCCGCGCACCTGGTTCGCCGCTGCTGccggcggctgctgctgccgccggccccgcccgcgccccctCCGGGCCCGGCCCTGCGCACCTGCCCGCCCAGGTGGGCCGAGGGGCCCCAGGCGCGGCCGCGCGAGGACGGCGCGGAGCAGCAGCTCCGGGAGCTGATCCAGGGAGCGTCCAacccccaggagctgctgcaggtgagcCGGGGGCCGGCGCTGAGCAGCAACCTGGCGGCGCTGGCCATCTCCCGCCTGGCCCGCCTGGCCTGCGAGCAGCGCCTGGACACTGAGAGCATCCGCGGGGACCCGCGCTTCCAGCGGCTCCTGAGCACCGTGGATGCGCAG atCTCCCAGGTGTGGAACGCGccgctgctgcagctgctgcggAGCCTGCCGGCGCTGGGGCtggcgcggggcgggcgcccGGCGCGCTCGgtggagcaggaggtgctgtgGCGGCTGCGGCGCCTGCCCCTGCGGCAGCTGGTGCACCTGGCCGAGcacctggcagggcagggccccGACGGCCTCCTGCTGCCCGAGGTGCTGCGCAAGCTGGAGCTGCGCTGGACCGAGCTGGAGGGGACCCGCACGGTGGTGACGCTCATGGCCAAGGTGGGACACCTGTCCCCCACCCTCATGGAGCGCCTGGAGGACAAG GCCCTGGAGCTGGCGGAGCAGTTCGACCCCGACGAGCTGCGGCGGGTGGTGCTGGCGCTGGCGCTGCAGCAGCGCCGCTGCGTGCCCCTGCTGCGGGCCCTGTCCTACCACCTGCTGCAGAAACCCGCCGAGCTGCCCCTGCCCGTGCTCACCGACCTGCTCTTCGCCTACA GTAAGCTGAGCTTCCAGCAGCCGCAGGTGCTGCACCgcctgtccctggagctgcagccccaccTGGGCACCCTGAGCCCGGCTCAGGTGTCACGCTGTGCCCGCTCCTTCGCCAGCCTGCGCTGGCTCAGCCGGCCCCTCGCCGAGGCCATCGCTCAG TATTCCCTGGATAATGCACAGAAGCTGTCCATCACCCAGCTGTGCGGGATCCTCGTGTCCTTCGCCCGCCTCAacttccagcccagctccagcgaGGAATTCTTCTCCATG gtCCACgagcagctgcaggggcaggagcagcagctggacacgCACCTGCTGACGGACGTGGTGTGGTCGCTGTGTGTCCTGCAGCAGGCCCGGCCCCCCCACCTGCGCCAGGTGCTGTCCCCGGAGTTCCAGGCCCGCCTCCGAG GTGACACCTCCCCGCGGgcacagagctcctggctgAAGCTGCTGCACATCAACGCCACGGCCAGGCTGGAGGCCCCGGGCTACCAGGGGCCCTTCCTGCCCCCCGAGGTGCTGGggggggacggggacagggacaaggacaaggagagggagaaggccACCCCCTTGCagcgggggctgcgggaggcGCTGccgggggcactggggggcccTGACCTCATCCGGCACAACGTGAGCACGGTGTACGGCTGGGACATCG ACGCCGAGGCGGTGCTGGACAGTGACAACAAACCTCTGCCCGTGAGGGACTTCACTGCCCCCCACCTGCCCTGCTCCGAGGGGACAAAGCCACTGCCACCGGGGGCCAGGAG ggtggcCGTGCTGCGCTGGGAGTTCCCGCAGTTCAGCTCGCGGGGCCGGGAGCTGCTGGGCCGGGGCTCCATGGCCCGCAGGCACCTGCGAGCAGCCGGGTTCCTGCTGGCTGAG gTGCCCCACTACGAGTTCCTGGAGCTGAAGCTGGAGCGGCAGCGCGTGGCCTACCTCAAGGACAAGGTGGCCAAGGCCCTGGCCAGTGACACGGCAGGTGACATGGCCACTGACACGGCCACCTAA